The stretch of DNA AAGCAGTTTCCAGCGGTTGATCTGGCCGCCGCCTATGCGCTCGATCATGTTTCTAATAAAGAAACTTTCGACATTTATACTTGCCGAAGAAATATCCTAATCGATGGCCTTCAGCGCATCGGTTTCGATATTCAAAAGCCTAAGGCAACTTTCTATGTATGGCTGAAAAACCCGAAGGGCCTAAGTTCGATGGATTTCTCCAAGATACTTTTGGAGCAAGCAAGTGTATTGGCTATCCCTGGTGTTGGCTACGGCTCCCAGGGCGAAGGCTATGTTAGAATGAGCCTAACCGTCTCCGGCGACAAAAACGGCGAACGCCTAGAGGAAGCGGTAAATAGGATCGAAGCACTGAAGTTAATGTAGTTAAGACATATAAAAGGGGGGCGGGCCATAGGCACGCCCCCCTTTCTATTTCCGTGTTATTGCGGGGCGCTTGGGTTCCAGATTGCGCTTCTTATTTCTTCCTAATCTCATCTACCCCAAGGTATGGTATCAAAGCAGAGGGGACT from bacterium encodes:
- a CDS encoding aminotransferase class I/II-fold pyridoxal phosphate-dependent enzyme: KQFPAVDLAAAYALDHVSNKETFDIYTCRRNILIDGLQRIGFDIQKPKATFYVWLKNPKGLSSMDFSKILLEQASVLAIPGVGYGSQGEGYVRMSLTVSGDKNGERLEEAVNRIEALKLM